The following coding sequences lie in one Acaryochloris sp. CCMEE 5410 genomic window:
- a CDS encoding 2OG-Fe(II) oxygenase, with product MSSITTELPKILKTVQQPGNFYTSGITEIFTPHMEVEGVGPIALPLLPAQAEQLVAVAEQAPYGRGEETLVDTEVRRTWQISADQVQIEGRHWPKTLKSIVAHVTEGLGVTNKVEAELYKLLVYDEGCFFVNHRDTEKAPRMFATLVIVLPSLYTGGELLIRHQDNEAQLDLSCSDFSEISYAAFYADCIHEVLPITSGCRLTLVYNLLRRGKGKLPKPPNYETQQTSVVKRLNQWISDKELPNNDSPEKLIYPLEHAYTPAELAFDALKGTDEAISSVLVPAAKQAECDIHLALVSINESGSAEHTGYYGSRRRRNYWYDDDDDPSNFEIGEIYDRSTTLTEWRRPDGKATTLKTSPFKESELCPPDIFDGIDPDELDFEEATGNAGASFERTYQRAALILWPRARRLAIFNQAGLSATLPYLGDLTQAWLESGEESDSPLWKQAHELTQHILQTWPQSGAHTTRLGYTSQMLNLLTQLQDIDAIHTFLADLSATGIYGKEDNKALIQAMKLLSSLEIAKFTEQIIAQNCTDSLSACGELLALSIKMALDTKRTINLVPAATALITALPSDPAPMPQLPTWQRFSQVESDFIVDLLNALGKIDTVLADQAVEHILACSKTYGLDTVLIPAVLVLNKKKKSRKIEAVGRLREACLIHLRSRIAEPLAPPQDWTRDKLPTCECAHCSELSLFLSDPDRESWTFKAAEYARNHVKSSIRKSGCDLNCTTERSGRPYSLICTKNQASYERRAQQRKKDLANVAQLDVP from the coding sequence ATGTCCTCCATCACGACTGAACTACCCAAGATCCTGAAAACAGTTCAGCAGCCTGGTAATTTTTATACCTCTGGCATAACTGAAATTTTTACACCACACATGGAGGTCGAAGGAGTCGGACCGATAGCTCTGCCGCTGCTACCCGCTCAGGCCGAACAACTGGTCGCTGTTGCTGAGCAAGCACCCTACGGACGTGGCGAAGAAACCCTAGTTGATACTGAGGTGCGGCGAACTTGGCAGATCAGTGCCGATCAAGTTCAGATAGAAGGTCGACATTGGCCAAAAACCCTGAAATCTATCGTGGCTCATGTCACTGAGGGATTGGGAGTTACCAATAAAGTGGAGGCTGAACTTTACAAACTCTTGGTCTACGACGAAGGCTGTTTCTTCGTGAACCATCGCGATACTGAGAAGGCACCCAGAATGTTCGCCACCCTCGTGATCGTGCTTCCCTCCCTTTATACGGGCGGAGAACTGTTAATACGCCACCAGGATAATGAAGCACAGCTCGACCTAAGCTGTTCAGATTTCTCGGAGATATCCTATGCGGCTTTCTATGCCGATTGCATTCATGAAGTACTCCCCATTACCTCGGGATGTCGCTTGACCCTTGTTTATAATTTGCTGCGACGAGGCAAGGGAAAACTCCCTAAACCCCCCAATTATGAAACCCAACAAACGAGTGTGGTGAAACGCTTAAACCAATGGATCTCAGACAAGGAATTACCAAACAATGACTCACCTGAAAAGCTGATTTACCCTTTGGAACATGCCTATACTCCCGCAGAACTCGCATTCGATGCTCTAAAGGGGACTGATGAAGCCATATCATCTGTACTTGTGCCTGCGGCAAAGCAGGCTGAGTGCGACATCCACCTAGCGCTGGTTTCCATCAATGAAAGTGGTAGTGCCGAACATACTGGCTATTACGGTTCGCGTCGCCGCCGCAACTACTGGTATGACGATGATGATGATCCTAGCAACTTTGAGATTGGTGAAATCTATGATCGGAGCACAACCCTCACAGAGTGGCGACGACCTGACGGCAAAGCCACAACACTGAAAACCAGCCCTTTCAAGGAGTCAGAACTCTGTCCACCTGATATTTTTGATGGAATAGACCCCGACGAACTGGACTTCGAGGAGGCGACAGGTAATGCAGGGGCATCGTTCGAACGAACTTACCAGCGGGCTGCACTAATTCTATGGCCAAGAGCAAGACGGCTAGCCATATTCAATCAAGCTGGACTGTCCGCTACACTGCCTTACTTGGGTGACCTAACCCAGGCTTGGCTCGAAAGCGGCGAAGAATCTGACTCACCCCTCTGGAAACAAGCCCATGAACTCACCCAACACATCCTACAGACATGGCCACAAAGTGGTGCGCACACCACTCGGCTAGGCTATACAAGCCAAATGCTAAACCTCCTGACTCAATTGCAGGATATAGATGCTATTCATACCTTTCTAGCTGATCTCTCCGCTACAGGTATTTACGGAAAGGAGGACAACAAGGCTCTAATTCAGGCGATGAAACTCCTATCGTCCTTAGAAATCGCCAAATTCACTGAGCAGATTATTGCTCAAAATTGCACGGACTCCCTCAGTGCCTGCGGCGAACTCCTAGCGCTTAGCATCAAGATGGCATTAGACACTAAGCGCACAATCAATCTCGTTCCCGCTGCCACCGCACTCATTACGGCTCTACCAAGTGACCCAGCTCCAATGCCTCAACTCCCAACCTGGCAACGCTTCTCGCAGGTGGAGTCTGACTTCATTGTCGATCTCCTAAATGCTCTAGGCAAAATTGATACAGTGTTAGCTGACCAAGCAGTCGAGCACATCTTGGCATGCTCCAAAACCTACGGTTTGGATACTGTGCTTATCCCTGCTGTTCTAGTTCTAAACAAGAAGAAAAAAAGTAGGAAGATCGAGGCGGTTGGACGCCTGAGGGAAGCATGTCTAATCCATCTACGCTCGCGTATTGCTGAACCACTAGCACCTCCCCAGGATTGGACGCGGGATAAGCTCCCCACTTGTGAGTGTGCTCATTGCAGTGAACTCAGTCTCTTTTTGTCTGATCCTGATCGCGAGAGCTGGACCTTCAAGGCCGCTGAATATGCACGCAACCATGTCAAAAGCTCAATTCGTAAGAGCGGATGTGATCTGAACTGCACGACTGAGCGTAGCGGTCGTCCTTACAGCTTGATCTGTACTAAAAATCAGGCCAGTTACGAAAGGCGAGCGCAACAACGCAAAAAAGATCTTGCAAATGTGGCACAACTCGATGTGCCG